In Pseudonocardia sp. C8, one genomic interval encodes:
- a CDS encoding transketolase family protein, with product MTTSAKPRLTTSAMIASFADPGQRTSPAPFGHALAALAEERPEIVGLSADLAKYTDMHVFRAAHPERFFQMGMAEQVMLGAAAGLAEVGLVPFASTYSVFATRRAYDFLCLDIAEPGLNVNVVGALPGLTTGYGPSHQATEDLAILRGCPDLTIVDPCDSVDIAAAVPALADHDGPTYLRLLRGQVPTVLDEYDYRFELGRAAELRTGRDVVLISTGLMTMRALQAAQRLEADHVDVAVLHVPTIKPLDRDAIVAAADTDRLVLTCENHTVIGGLGEAVATEIALAGIGTRLGRIGLPDEFLAAGALPTLHDRYGLSTDAIVARIKESLA from the coding sequence ATGACCACGTCCGCGAAGCCCCGCCTGACCACCTCGGCGATGATCGCGTCGTTCGCCGACCCGGGCCAGCGCACCAGCCCCGCCCCGTTCGGACACGCGCTCGCCGCGCTCGCCGAGGAGCGCCCCGAGATCGTCGGCCTGTCCGCCGACCTCGCCAAGTACACCGACATGCACGTCTTCCGCGCGGCCCACCCGGAGCGGTTCTTCCAGATGGGCATGGCCGAGCAGGTCATGCTCGGTGCCGCGGCCGGCCTGGCCGAGGTGGGGCTCGTCCCGTTCGCGTCCACCTACTCGGTGTTCGCGACCCGCCGGGCCTACGACTTCCTCTGCCTCGACATCGCCGAGCCCGGGCTGAACGTCAACGTCGTCGGCGCGCTGCCCGGCCTGACCACCGGGTACGGGCCCAGCCACCAGGCCACCGAGGACCTCGCGATCCTGCGCGGCTGCCCCGACCTCACGATCGTCGACCCGTGCGACTCGGTCGACATCGCTGCCGCCGTGCCCGCGCTCGCCGACCACGACGGCCCCACCTACCTGCGGCTGCTCCGCGGCCAGGTCCCGACCGTGCTCGACGAGTACGACTACCGGTTCGAGCTCGGTCGGGCCGCCGAGCTGCGCACCGGCCGCGATGTCGTCCTCATCTCCACCGGGCTCATGACCATGCGCGCGCTGCAGGCGGCGCAGCGGCTGGAGGCCGACCACGTCGACGTCGCCGTCCTGCACGTCCCGACGATCAAGCCGCTCGACCGGGACGCGATCGTCGCCGCCGCCGACACCGACCGCCTCGTGCTGACCTGCGAGAACCACACGGTGATCGGCGGGCTCGGCGAGGCCGTCGCCACCGAGATCGCCCTCGCCGGCATCGGCACCCGCCTCGGGCGGATCGGCCTGCCCGACGAGTTCCTCGCCGCCGGAGCCCTTCCCACCCTGCACGACCGTTACGGCCTGTCCACCGACGCGATCGTCGCCCGCATCAAGGAGTCCCTCGCATGA